In the Kribbella sp. NBC_00482 genome, one interval contains:
- a CDS encoding Type 1 glutamine amidotransferase-like domain-containing protein, whose translation MKLYLSSFRLGDHPEHLVGLLPPGARVAVVCNSIDAEAREVRREKVADEITWLTGLGLDAEELDLREVADDLGARLSAYDGIWVRGGNVFVLRVAMARSGADQILPDLIRTEELVYAGYSAGPCVLAPSLRGLELCDDTTAVDGEVVWDGLGVLDHAIVPHLDSPGHPETDLLAKVAELYDRTGVPHVKLTDGQALVIDGDRRELV comes from the coding sequence GTGAAGCTGTACCTCTCGTCGTTCCGCCTCGGCGATCACCCCGAGCACCTGGTCGGCCTCCTCCCACCTGGCGCACGCGTCGCGGTCGTCTGCAACTCCATCGACGCCGAGGCCCGTGAAGTACGCCGGGAGAAGGTCGCCGACGAGATCACCTGGCTGACCGGGTTGGGTCTGGACGCCGAGGAACTCGACCTGCGCGAGGTCGCCGACGACCTCGGCGCCAGGCTCTCGGCGTACGACGGGATCTGGGTGCGAGGCGGCAACGTGTTCGTGCTCCGCGTCGCCATGGCACGTTCAGGCGCCGACCAGATCCTGCCGGACCTGATCCGCACCGAGGAACTGGTGTACGCCGGTTACAGCGCCGGACCGTGCGTCCTGGCGCCCAGCCTGCGTGGTCTGGAGCTGTGTGACGACACGACCGCCGTCGACGGCGAGGTCGTCTGGGACGGCCTCGGCGTCCTCGACCACGCGATCGTCCCCCACCTCGACTCACCCGGTCATCCCGAGACGGACTTGCTGGCGAAGGTCGCCGAGCTCTACGACCGCACCGGCGTACCGCACGTCAAGCTGACCGACGGTCAGGCCCTCGTCATCGACGGCGATCGTCGCGAGCTGGTCTAG
- a CDS encoding ATP-binding protein, with product MPGSKPASSARGRLPAELTSFVGRRRELADTRRLLSSSRLLTLTGTGGVGKTRLALRMAAEVRRTFSDGVWFVELAALHDPALLGHTLAGALELSQVSADPTADLAEYLEDKHLLLVLDNCEQVAEACAVLASKLLAAAPQLRILATSRHVLGVEGEQVLAVPPLPTPPADAPDADVGQYESLVLFADRVRAVVPEFEIDDSNRAQVIEVCRQLDGVPLALELAAVWMRTLSLSQILERLEDRFRLLSGGRPAGPVRQQALDAAVTWSYDLCSPAERLLWERLSVFSGGFDLEGAEEVCSGDGIPRQQVLDLVAGLVNKSIITRTMATAHTVAWYDMLTTISQYGGLRLAEAGRTREFKLRHRDYYRALVDVWADDSFGPGQADWFIRMRREHDNLRAALDFCLAEPGEGPAAVEIAAPLWNFWFAGFLREGHRYLLLAIGAAPEPTPARALGLWAGGYLAMFLGETDQLAPLLAECKELAERYDDDPLRARIAEVAGHALLYQGDLPGAITLLEEGLAGYRAVGDKLGEFDSLILLAATTFFLGDPRVEEFSQAAYDLAASRGADSSKAYALWTVGLVQWRDHDRFDEATRSFREAIRLWQPLNDRTGIGFCVQALSWCAGSAAPDERAARLMGASRAVWRSSGAHVDETTPYSQFDDLTERRIRAAVGDVVFDAAFAQGAAYSFDQAVTLALGEERESAAKPGLAGRLTRREHEIAVLLGEGLSNREIAARLVISQRTAETHVDHILSKLGFASRAQVGRWVAEHPER from the coding sequence ATGCCGGGGTCGAAGCCAGCGTCGTCGGCTCGTGGGCGGTTGCCGGCTGAGCTGACGAGTTTCGTCGGGCGGCGTCGCGAGCTGGCGGACACGAGGCGGTTGCTGTCGAGCAGCCGTCTGCTGACGCTGACCGGCACCGGGGGAGTCGGCAAGACCCGCCTGGCGCTGCGGATGGCTGCCGAGGTACGGCGTACCTTCTCCGACGGCGTGTGGTTCGTCGAACTGGCCGCGCTGCACGACCCGGCCCTCCTCGGACACACGCTGGCGGGAGCGCTCGAGCTGAGCCAGGTATCGGCCGACCCGACCGCGGATCTCGCCGAGTACCTGGAGGACAAGCACCTGCTGCTGGTGCTGGACAACTGCGAGCAGGTGGCCGAGGCCTGCGCCGTACTGGCGAGCAAGCTGCTGGCCGCCGCGCCACAGCTGCGGATCCTCGCGACCAGTCGGCACGTGCTGGGCGTGGAAGGTGAGCAGGTGCTAGCGGTGCCACCGTTGCCGACGCCGCCGGCCGACGCTCCGGACGCCGATGTGGGTCAGTACGAGTCATTGGTGCTCTTCGCCGATCGGGTGCGCGCTGTGGTGCCGGAGTTCGAGATCGACGACAGCAACCGGGCCCAGGTGATCGAGGTCTGCCGGCAACTGGACGGCGTACCGCTGGCGCTGGAGCTCGCGGCGGTCTGGATGCGGACGCTGTCCTTGTCGCAGATTCTGGAGCGGCTCGAGGACCGCTTCCGGCTGCTGTCCGGTGGAAGGCCTGCCGGTCCGGTCCGGCAGCAAGCGCTGGACGCCGCCGTGACCTGGAGCTACGACCTGTGCTCACCGGCCGAGCGGCTGCTGTGGGAGCGGCTGTCGGTCTTCTCCGGCGGCTTCGACCTCGAGGGCGCGGAGGAGGTCTGTTCCGGCGACGGAATCCCACGGCAGCAGGTGCTCGACCTGGTCGCGGGTCTGGTGAACAAGTCGATCATCACCCGCACAATGGCCACCGCCCATACGGTTGCCTGGTACGACATGCTCACCACGATCAGCCAGTACGGCGGCCTGCGGCTGGCCGAGGCGGGCCGGACCCGGGAGTTCAAGCTGCGGCATCGTGACTACTACCGCGCGCTGGTGGACGTGTGGGCGGACGACAGCTTCGGTCCGGGGCAGGCCGACTGGTTCATCCGGATGCGCCGTGAGCACGACAATCTGCGGGCCGCGCTCGACTTCTGCCTGGCCGAGCCGGGTGAGGGCCCTGCCGCCGTCGAGATCGCCGCACCGCTGTGGAACTTCTGGTTCGCCGGTTTCCTCCGCGAAGGTCACCGGTACCTCCTCCTGGCGATCGGTGCCGCGCCGGAGCCGACGCCCGCGCGGGCCCTGGGGCTCTGGGCGGGCGGCTATCTGGCGATGTTCCTCGGCGAGACGGACCAGTTGGCCCCGCTGCTGGCCGAGTGCAAGGAACTCGCCGAGCGGTACGACGACGATCCGCTCCGCGCCCGGATCGCGGAGGTCGCCGGGCATGCCCTGCTCTACCAGGGCGACCTGCCTGGCGCGATCACCCTGCTGGAGGAGGGGCTGGCCGGGTACCGTGCGGTCGGCGACAAGCTCGGCGAGTTCGACTCGCTGATCCTGCTGGCCGCGACCACCTTCTTCCTCGGCGATCCGCGGGTGGAGGAGTTCAGTCAGGCGGCGTACGACCTGGCCGCATCCCGGGGCGCGGACTCGTCGAAGGCCTATGCGCTGTGGACTGTCGGGCTCGTGCAGTGGCGTGACCACGATCGGTTCGACGAGGCGACCCGGTCGTTCCGGGAGGCGATCCGGTTGTGGCAGCCGCTGAACGACCGGACCGGGATCGGGTTCTGCGTGCAGGCGCTCTCGTGGTGCGCCGGCTCGGCCGCACCGGATGAGCGGGCCGCCCGGTTGATGGGTGCGTCGCGGGCGGTATGGCGATCCAGTGGTGCACATGTCGACGAGACGACGCCGTACAGCCAGTTCGACGACCTGACCGAGCGGCGCATCCGGGCGGCGGTCGGTGACGTCGTCTTCGACGCGGCATTCGCGCAGGGTGCGGCGTACTCGTTCGACCAGGCGGTCACGCTGGCGTTGGGGGAGGAGCGGGAGAGCGCGGCGAAGCCGGGGCTGGCCGGGCGGCTGACGCGGCGGGAGCACGAGATCGCCGTACTGCTCGGTGAAGGCCTCAGCAACCGGGAGATCGCCGCCCGCCTGGTGATCTCGCAGCGCACTGCCGAGACCCATGTCGACCACATCCTCAGCAAGCTCGGCTTCGCCTCCCGGGCCCAGGTCGGCCGCTGGGTGGCGGAGCACCCCGAGCGGTAA
- a CDS encoding glycoside hydrolase family 13 protein: MSAETSCPPGWWRNAVMYQVYVRSFADSDGDGIGDLDGVRARLPYLRSLGVDGLWLNPFYPSPLHDHGYDVSDYRGVHPDYGTLDSFDRLVRDAHRLDLKVIVDVVPNHCSIEHRWFLAALAAGPGSPERDRFHFADGQGDEPPNNWRSIFGGSAWQRVPDGQWYLHTFAAEQPDFNWRHPDVEAAFEEVLRFWFDRGADGLRIDVAHGLHKAEGLPDHEHAGHDELTGDPINPHAWNQPEVHDVWRSWRAIAEEYTRRTGRERVLVGEVGLLDTEQLARYQRPDELHQTFFFEFLRADWDAPALYDVIDRGLGTIAGSGSSVAWVLNNHDMPRSVTRYAGGAPGTGPGDLELGLARARAAALLMLALPGSSYLYQGEELGLPEVTDLPEHLLTDPMFHRTGGVRRGRDGCRVPLPWTAEHDVFGFSPDGSAGTTWLPQPDWFAEHAVDRMLDRGDSMLHLYREALALRHRLPTLGSDEFRWLPTEPGVLAFTRGDGFACVVNCSPKPVCNPVDGPLLLASNPEAGEKLPPNSAVWALLEGEA, from the coding sequence ATGTCTGCCGAGACGAGTTGCCCACCCGGTTGGTGGCGGAACGCGGTGATGTACCAGGTCTACGTGCGCAGCTTCGCGGACTCCGACGGTGACGGTATCGGCGACCTGGACGGTGTCCGGGCCCGGCTGCCGTACCTGCGCAGCCTCGGCGTCGACGGTTTGTGGCTGAACCCGTTCTACCCGTCACCGCTGCACGACCACGGGTACGACGTCTCGGACTATCGCGGCGTCCACCCGGACTACGGAACGCTGGACTCGTTCGACCGGCTGGTCCGCGACGCCCATCGCCTCGACCTCAAGGTGATCGTCGACGTCGTACCGAACCACTGCTCCATCGAGCACCGCTGGTTCCTGGCGGCGCTCGCGGCCGGTCCCGGGAGCCCGGAGCGGGACCGTTTTCATTTCGCGGACGGTCAGGGCGACGAACCGCCGAACAACTGGCGGTCGATCTTCGGTGGGTCCGCCTGGCAGCGAGTGCCCGACGGTCAGTGGTACCTGCACACTTTCGCGGCCGAGCAGCCCGACTTCAACTGGCGGCACCCGGACGTCGAGGCGGCCTTCGAGGAGGTCCTGCGGTTCTGGTTCGACCGTGGCGCGGACGGGCTGCGGATCGACGTCGCGCACGGGCTGCACAAGGCCGAAGGGCTCCCGGACCATGAGCACGCCGGCCACGACGAGCTGACCGGCGACCCGATCAACCCGCACGCCTGGAACCAGCCCGAGGTGCACGACGTGTGGCGCAGCTGGCGAGCCATCGCGGAGGAGTACACGCGGCGGACCGGCAGGGAGCGGGTCCTGGTCGGCGAGGTCGGCCTGCTCGACACCGAGCAGCTCGCGCGCTACCAGCGTCCGGACGAGCTGCACCAGACCTTCTTCTTCGAGTTCCTCCGCGCCGACTGGGACGCGCCGGCGCTGTACGACGTGATCGACCGGGGCCTCGGGACGATCGCCGGGTCCGGGTCCTCCGTCGCCTGGGTGCTGAACAACCACGACATGCCGCGGTCGGTCACCCGGTATGCCGGAGGTGCACCAGGTACCGGACCCGGCGATCTCGAACTCGGCCTGGCCCGGGCCCGGGCGGCCGCGCTGCTCATGCTGGCGCTGCCGGGATCGTCGTACCTGTACCAAGGTGAGGAGCTCGGTCTGCCGGAGGTCACCGACCTGCCGGAACACCTGCTCACCGATCCGATGTTCCACCGCACCGGCGGGGTCCGACGAGGACGGGACGGGTGCCGCGTCCCGCTGCCGTGGACCGCGGAGCATGACGTGTTCGGCTTCTCCCCGGACGGCTCGGCCGGTACGACGTGGTTGCCGCAGCCGGACTGGTTCGCGGAGCACGCGGTGGACCGGATGCTCGATCGCGGCGACTCGATGCTGCACCTGTACCGGGAGGCGCTCGCTCTGCGCCACCGCCTCCCCACACTCGGGTCGGACGAGTTCCGCTGGCTGCCGACGGAGCCCGGCGTACTGGCGTTCACCCGCGGCGACGGCTTCGCGTGCGTCGTCAACTGCTCGCCCAAGCCGGTCTGCAACCCGGTCGACGGCCCCCTGCTCCTCGCCAGCAACCCTGAGGCCGGCGAGAAGCTCCCTCCGAACAGTGCCGTCTGGGCCCTGTTGGAGGGCGAGGCGTGA
- the dnaE gene encoding DNA polymerase III subunit alpha — protein MASSDSFVHLHVHTEYSMLDGAARIDELFKTAQEMGMPAIATTDHGYVFGAYEFWKTAKKYDVKPIIGVEAYLTPHTHRSERKRVKWGDANSGRDDVSGSGAYTHMTLLAKNTSGMHNLFKMSSLASLEGYYFKPRMDRDLLNTYGQGLIATTGCPSGEVQTRLRLGQYKQAVEAAAEFRDIFGRENYYCELMDHGLGIERNIQGDLLKLAKELGLPLVATNDLHYTKPEDSIAHAALLCVQSGSTLSDPNRFKFDANEFYVKTAAEMREVWKDFPEACDNTLLIAEQCDVSFTEGEGRFMPRFPCPEGHNEESWFVSEVETGLHFRYPDGIPDDVRKRTDYELEVIVSKGYAGYFLVVADFINWAKANGIRVGPGRGSGAGSMCAYAMKITDLDPLLHGLFFERFLNPERMSMPDFDIDFDDRRRPEVIRYVTEKYGDDRVAMIVTYGTIKAKQAIKDAGRVLDYPFAMGDRITKAMPPAVMGKDVPLSGIFDPQHKRYSEAGEFRQLYEGDQDVRKIVDTARGLENLKRQWGVHAAGVIMSSEPLIELIPIMRRDQDGQVITQFDYPSCETLGLVKMDFLGLRNLTIMDDAVKNIEAAHGISVDLDKLSKDLDDKPTYDLLARGDTLGVFQFDGGPMRALLRLMKPDNFEDISASTALYRPGPMGANSHTNYALRKNGQQEISYPHDELAVALEPVLGVTYGLIVYQEQVMEIAQRLAGYTLGKADLLRRAMGKKKREVLDAEYVGFEEGMKSNGFSDASIKALWDVLLPFSDYAFNKAHSAAYGLVSYWTAYMKANYPAEYMAAVLTSVKDDKDKMAIYLNECRRMGIKVLPPDVNESDSNFTPVGTDIRFGLSAIRNVGVNVVAEIVGAREEKGRFTDFVDFIDKVPLPVCNKRVIESLGKAGSFDSMSHARRAIVAVHEQAVDEAIDLKRNEAHGQFDLFSMGDDDADEGEGNSRLTVTVPEIEEWDKATKLAHERDMLGLYVSDHPLFGVEHVLTNGSDCTIGQLLADEERPDGSRVTIGGLVTAVQRKVNKRGDIYAIVTIEDLEGSIEVMMFSSAYQLHAHLLTNDAIILMKGRVRRREDRLELSGDEVVVPDLTEGPSGPVVLTMPVNRCTPPVVDQLKDILTSHPGMTEVHLRLQARQKTTVMRIGDRFRVTPTSSLMADLKALLGPSCLAS, from the coding sequence ATGGCGTCCAGCGACAGTTTTGTGCATCTCCATGTGCACACGGAGTACTCGATGCTGGACGGCGCCGCGCGGATCGACGAGTTGTTCAAAACCGCCCAGGAGATGGGCATGCCGGCGATCGCGACCACGGACCACGGGTACGTGTTCGGCGCCTACGAGTTCTGGAAGACCGCGAAGAAGTACGACGTCAAGCCGATCATCGGCGTCGAGGCGTACCTGACGCCGCACACCCACCGCTCGGAGCGGAAGCGGGTCAAGTGGGGCGACGCGAACTCCGGCCGTGACGACGTCTCCGGCTCGGGTGCCTACACCCACATGACGCTGCTGGCGAAGAACACCTCCGGCATGCACAACCTGTTCAAGATGAGCTCGCTGGCCAGCCTCGAGGGCTATTACTTCAAGCCCCGGATGGACCGCGACCTGCTGAACACGTACGGCCAGGGCCTGATCGCGACCACCGGCTGCCCGTCCGGCGAGGTGCAGACCCGGCTCCGGCTGGGGCAGTACAAGCAGGCCGTCGAGGCCGCCGCGGAGTTCCGCGACATCTTCGGCCGGGAGAACTACTACTGCGAGCTGATGGACCACGGCCTCGGCATCGAGCGGAACATCCAGGGCGACCTGCTGAAGCTCGCGAAGGAGCTCGGCCTGCCGCTGGTCGCGACCAACGACCTGCACTACACCAAGCCCGAGGACTCGATCGCGCACGCCGCGCTGCTGTGCGTCCAGTCCGGCTCGACGCTGTCCGACCCGAACCGGTTCAAGTTCGACGCCAACGAGTTCTACGTCAAGACCGCGGCCGAGATGCGCGAGGTCTGGAAGGACTTCCCGGAGGCGTGTGACAACACGCTGCTGATCGCCGAGCAGTGCGACGTCAGCTTCACCGAGGGTGAGGGCCGGTTCATGCCGCGGTTCCCGTGCCCCGAGGGCCACAACGAGGAGTCGTGGTTCGTCTCCGAGGTGGAGACCGGCCTGCACTTCCGGTATCCCGACGGCATCCCGGACGACGTCCGCAAGCGCACCGACTACGAGCTCGAGGTCATCGTCTCGAAGGGGTACGCCGGGTACTTCCTGGTCGTCGCCGACTTCATCAACTGGGCCAAGGCGAACGGCATCCGGGTCGGCCCGGGCCGTGGCTCCGGCGCCGGTTCGATGTGTGCGTACGCGATGAAGATCACCGACCTGGACCCGCTGCTGCACGGTCTGTTCTTCGAGCGCTTCCTGAACCCGGAACGTATGTCGATGCCCGACTTCGACATCGACTTCGACGACCGTCGCCGCCCCGAGGTGATCCGGTACGTCACCGAGAAGTACGGCGACGACCGGGTCGCGATGATCGTCACCTACGGCACCATCAAGGCCAAGCAGGCGATCAAGGACGCCGGCCGGGTGCTGGACTACCCGTTCGCGATGGGCGACCGGATCACCAAGGCGATGCCGCCGGCCGTGATGGGCAAGGACGTCCCGCTGTCCGGCATCTTCGACCCGCAGCACAAGCGGTACTCCGAGGCCGGCGAGTTCCGCCAGCTGTACGAGGGCGACCAGGACGTCCGCAAGATCGTCGACACCGCCCGCGGCCTGGAGAACCTGAAGCGCCAGTGGGGCGTGCACGCGGCCGGCGTGATCATGTCCAGCGAGCCGCTGATCGAGCTGATCCCGATCATGCGCCGCGATCAGGACGGCCAGGTCATCACCCAGTTCGACTACCCGAGCTGCGAGACGCTCGGCCTGGTCAAGATGGACTTCCTGGGCCTGCGGAACCTGACGATCATGGACGACGCGGTCAAGAACATCGAGGCCGCGCACGGGATCTCGGTCGACCTCGACAAGCTGAGCAAGGACCTCGACGACAAACCGACGTACGACCTGCTGGCGCGGGGTGACACGCTCGGCGTCTTCCAGTTCGACGGCGGGCCGATGCGGGCGCTGCTGCGGCTGATGAAGCCGGACAACTTCGAGGACATCTCCGCAAGTACGGCGCTCTACCGGCCGGGCCCGATGGGTGCGAACAGCCACACCAACTACGCGCTCCGCAAGAACGGGCAGCAGGAGATCAGCTATCCGCACGACGAGCTCGCGGTCGCGCTGGAGCCGGTCCTCGGCGTCACCTACGGCCTGATCGTGTACCAGGAGCAGGTGATGGAGATCGCCCAGCGCCTGGCCGGCTACACGCTCGGCAAGGCGGACCTGCTCCGCCGGGCGATGGGCAAGAAGAAGCGCGAGGTGCTGGACGCGGAGTACGTCGGCTTCGAAGAGGGCATGAAGTCGAACGGGTTCTCCGACGCGTCGATCAAGGCGTTGTGGGACGTCCTGCTGCCGTTCTCCGACTACGCGTTCAACAAGGCGCACTCCGCGGCGTACGGTCTGGTCTCGTACTGGACCGCGTACATGAAGGCGAACTACCCGGCGGAGTACATGGCCGCCGTCCTGACGTCCGTGAAGGACGACAAGGACAAGATGGCCATCTACCTGAACGAGTGCCGCCGGATGGGCATCAAGGTGCTGCCGCCGGACGTCAACGAGTCCGACTCGAACTTCACCCCGGTCGGCACCGACATCCGCTTCGGCCTGTCCGCGATCCGCAACGTCGGCGTGAACGTGGTCGCCGAGATCGTCGGGGCCCGCGAGGAGAAGGGCCGGTTCACCGACTTCGTCGACTTCATCGACAAGGTGCCGCTGCCGGTCTGCAACAAGCGCGTGATCGAGTCGCTGGGCAAGGCCGGCTCGTTCGACTCGATGAGCCACGCCCGGCGGGCGATCGTCGCGGTGCACGAGCAGGCCGTCGACGAGGCCATCGACCTGAAGCGGAACGAGGCACACGGCCAGTTCGACCTGTTCTCGATGGGCGACGACGACGCGGACGAGGGCGAAGGCAACAGCCGCCTGACGGTGACGGTCCCGGAGATCGAGGAGTGGGACAAGGCCACCAAGCTGGCGCACGAGCGCGACATGCTGGGGCTGTACGTGTCCGACCACCCGCTGTTCGGCGTCGAGCACGTGCTCACCAACGGCAGCGACTGCACGATCGGTCAGCTGCTCGCGGACGAGGAGCGGCCGGACGGCAGCCGGGTGACGATCGGCGGCCTGGTGACCGCGGTCCAGCGGAAGGTGAACAAGCGCGGCGACATCTACGCGATCGTCACCATCGAGGACCTCGAAGGTTCGATCGAGGTGATGATGTTCTCCTCGGCGTACCAGCTGCACGCGCACCTGCTCACCAACGACGCGATCATCCTGATGAAGGGCCGGGTACGCCGCCGCGAGGACCGTCTCGAACTGAGCGGTGACGAGGTTGTCGTCCCCGACCTCACCGAAGGCCCGAGCGGCCCGGTCGTCCTCACGATGCCGGTCAACCGCTGCACGCCGCCGGTCGTCGACCAGCTGAAGGACATCCTGACCTCCCACCCCGGCATGACCGAGGTCCACCTACGCCTCCAGGCCCGCCAGAAAACCACCGTGATGCGCATCGGCGACCGCTTCCGCGTAACCCCCACCTCATCCCTCATGGCCGACCTGAAAGCCCTCCTGGGCCCCTCCTGCCTGGCCAGCTGA
- a CDS encoding DUF3352 domain-containing protein — protein sequence MSDQNQPPTYPGAGGQQPQYGPPQGQNPQGQNHWPQGQQGGPQGPQPGQQGYPQQHPQQGQQYGGPQQGGPQQGGPQYGGPQGPQVSQRPQHGAPQPQQGGQYGGAPYGQGGYGQPSQPGQPGQASYEQMHVGGQPPQGPGFGGPQQWQPEPKKKRGKLIPIIAALAMVLVVAGGGIFAYGKLGGGGKQPSDVLPGTAVGYVRVDLNPSAGQKVAAIRFMMKFPSVKDNLGLTGEQDDLKQKLFDQIKKSAGDDLADVDYAKDIKPWLGDRAGFAALPPAEGKDEPVPVVAVQVTDEDAAAKGMDKLLANEDKKPGRAFSNGYMILGEDQATVDSAVATAKDNPLTKNAKFSADMDKLGEQGFISGWADAKGLASISGKVDSGQLSGLGDASAAVALRFDASYVELKGIAHGDKSVKVGAADAGDLVTKLPDGTAGAIAISGGENLIDTAWAQVQKAGGENLQPMIDKIAQETGLKLPDDLKSLAGKNLSVSIDKDTADGPKIAARMETDPAKAEPVVQKLTALLRQRSSANIPIETAKDDDTLVVSTSKDYAEQVLKGGNLGSTENFKQALPDTKGAVMIGYVDFEAAGSVSDRFSDDKDLAALRSAGIVTRSTGDGEAEITLRVVAK from the coding sequence ATGTCCGACCAGAACCAACCACCCACGTACCCAGGTGCCGGCGGTCAGCAGCCGCAGTACGGTCCGCCGCAGGGGCAGAACCCGCAGGGGCAGAACCACTGGCCGCAGGGCCAGCAGGGCGGCCCACAGGGTCCGCAGCCCGGCCAGCAGGGGTACCCGCAGCAACACCCACAGCAGGGCCAGCAGTACGGCGGCCCGCAGCAGGGTGGTCCTCAGCAGGGCGGCCCGCAGTACGGCGGTCCCCAAGGCCCGCAGGTTTCCCAGCGTCCCCAGCACGGTGCGCCCCAGCCTCAGCAGGGCGGGCAGTACGGCGGTGCGCCGTACGGCCAGGGTGGATACGGGCAGCCGAGCCAGCCGGGTCAGCCCGGTCAGGCGTCGTACGAGCAGATGCATGTCGGCGGGCAGCCGCCGCAGGGCCCCGGGTTCGGCGGCCCGCAGCAGTGGCAGCCGGAGCCGAAGAAGAAGCGCGGCAAGCTGATCCCGATCATCGCCGCACTGGCGATGGTGCTGGTGGTCGCGGGCGGCGGCATCTTTGCCTACGGCAAGCTCGGCGGCGGCGGCAAGCAGCCGTCCGACGTCCTGCCGGGCACCGCGGTCGGTTACGTCCGCGTGGACCTGAACCCGTCCGCCGGCCAGAAGGTCGCGGCGATCCGGTTCATGATGAAGTTCCCGTCGGTGAAGGACAACCTCGGCCTCACAGGTGAGCAGGACGACCTGAAGCAGAAGCTGTTCGATCAGATCAAGAAGTCCGCCGGCGACGACCTCGCCGACGTCGACTACGCCAAGGACATCAAGCCGTGGCTGGGTGACCGCGCCGGTTTCGCCGCGCTGCCGCCGGCCGAGGGCAAGGACGAGCCGGTCCCGGTGGTCGCGGTCCAGGTCACGGACGAGGACGCCGCGGCCAAGGGCATGGACAAGCTGCTGGCGAACGAGGACAAGAAGCCCGGTCGCGCGTTCAGCAACGGCTACATGATCCTCGGTGAGGACCAGGCGACCGTCGACTCGGCCGTCGCAACGGCGAAGGACAACCCGCTGACCAAGAACGCCAAGTTCAGCGCGGACATGGACAAGCTCGGCGAGCAGGGCTTCATCTCGGGCTGGGCGGACGCCAAGGGCCTGGCCTCGATCAGCGGCAAGGTCGACTCCGGTCAGCTGTCAGGTCTCGGTGACGCCAGCGCCGCGGTGGCGCTGCGGTTCGACGCGTCGTACGTCGAGCTGAAGGGCATCGCGCACGGCGACAAGAGCGTCAAGGTCGGTGCTGCCGACGCCGGTGACCTGGTCACGAAGCTGCCGGACGGTACGGCCGGCGCGATCGCGATCTCCGGTGGCGAGAACCTGATCGACACCGCCTGGGCGCAGGTGCAGAAGGCGGGCGGCGAGAACCTGCAGCCGATGATCGACAAGATCGCACAGGAGACCGGCCTGAAGCTGCCGGACGACCTGAAGAGCCTCGCGGGCAAGAACCTGTCGGTCTCGATCGACAAGGACACCGCGGACGGCCCGAAGATCGCGGCCCGGATGGAGACCGACCCGGCGAAGGCCGAGCCGGTCGTGCAGAAGCTGACCGCGCTGCTCCGGCAGCGTTCCTCGGCCAACATCCCGATCGAGACCGCGAAGGACGACGACACGCTCGTCGTCTCGACCAGCAAGGACTACGCCGAGCAGGTGCTGAAGGGCGGCAACCTCGGCTCGACGGAGAACTTCAAGCAGGCGCTGCCCGACACCAAGGGCGCGGTGATGATCGGGTACGTCGACTTCGAGGCGGCCGGCTCCGTCAGCGACCGGTTCTCCGACGACAAGGACCTGGCCGCGCTCCGCTCGGCCGGCATCGTCACCCGCTCCACCGGCGACGGCGAAGCAGAAATCACCCTCCGGGTCGTCGCCAAGTAA
- a CDS encoding VOC family protein has translation MKYISEIRTVGVAVADQDRAVAFYAETLGFEVLMDAPLPQLGGRWIVVAPSGSAASIALVPASEGNPAGVDTGIRMASPDAKAAHEHFLEAGVDTDELLEWPGVPPMFSLRDPDGNRLYISQA, from the coding sequence ATGAAGTACATCAGCGAGATCAGGACGGTTGGCGTTGCGGTGGCGGATCAGGATCGGGCGGTGGCGTTCTACGCCGAGACTCTGGGGTTCGAGGTGCTGATGGATGCGCCGTTGCCGCAGCTCGGCGGGCGGTGGATCGTGGTCGCGCCGTCGGGGTCGGCGGCGAGCATCGCGCTCGTGCCGGCGAGCGAGGGCAACCCGGCCGGCGTCGACACCGGCATCCGGATGGCCAGCCCGGACGCTAAGGCGGCTCACGAGCACTTCCTCGAGGCCGGCGTCGACACCGACGAACTGCTGGAGTGGCCGGGCGTCCCGCCGATGTTCAGCCTCCGCGACCCCGACGGAAACCGCCTCTACATCTCTCAGGCCTGA